The sequence TCCATAACGATTTTAACCAGATCCTCTTGGTTAACAAAACTGAAAAGGAAAATACCATTTGTCATGACATTGATTGACATACTACCTTTCAGTTTCCATCTAGTCGTAGCCCATTTCCTAAACCTGGTCAATAGAAGGTTGGAAGGCCAAAGAGGCTGAGCTCAGTAATAGTCGTATTCAACCACTATTATTATCGTTATAACAAGACAATGATCATTAGACTTGATCAACAAATCGCTTTACACTAAATCAGTGTATTAATGACGAAGTAAGAATCAATGATTAATATATGTTAAGTCAGTAATCAACATTTGTCTTGAAATGGTGCGACAAGTATGAAGGATGGAAGACAATTACGAACATAACTTATCATTCATTTGAAAGATATAAGGAGGTACTCAATCCCATTTCAGAAAATATCATTGATTGTGTTTTTATATTTCTTCTTATTTCAATTTGGAAGAGGTCGAAGTGAGCATGAAGCCAAAGATTATTCACATCAGACACGTATGACACTATGGATAATACCATTTCCAGATCTGAAATCGCAGTAACCAATTGTGCACACTACAGAAACAATATCGACTTCTAGTCCATTGCATACTTATACTGTCTTATTTGAAACCGCAAGTAATTGTGCATTTAGATATCAATTCACTCAAGCGTAATCTCGAGACAACCAGTGGCTTCATCGTTAACATTGCATTCTTATTTCCAAATACATAAGTTTATTGTAAGAATCACGCATTATTTGTCCTACAATTCGTATATTGTTCAATATCAATAAAATACATTGCAAGCGGTATCAAGTTTCAACCATTATATTTTGTGGTTATATTGCATTGCTTCGAAAACGGgacattacaatatatatatataaagtatcaaGTAGCATATTTAAGAGAAATATGGAAACTCTAGAACACGTAACACGATTGAGTATAATAGGTAATATTAAATTAAGCGTTGTatccaaaaaaatttaataataataatttttttaatatacatAAATCTTGAGGTGACATGTATAAACCATCATTAAGGAAAATAGGATTCAACATTTTAATAATTGGTTTAAGTTTGGGGCCTTTTAACTCTAGTAACGATTAAGGCATAAAATAATGTTAATCACATAAGTGACTAATATTTAGTTCAAGAGAGAACTTGGTTATCTAGACTACATGAAATTAGACATCATGATTTATACAAATTCTAAGAAGTGACATATTATtttacattaatatatatatagggATGTTGATTAGTAAGATCATAtgtcataaataaaattaaaataaatattaagctAACAAGATCTTACTACATAcaattatgatttaaaaaaaataaaatgaggcaattatatcatttgtataaGGACACATTAAATTCTACATGTgaccttattttattttaaattgtacatagatgttaaaaaaaattaataggcTTACATAAAATAATTTAACGAGTTGTAAATATAAATTAGATGAAGAAATTTCATTGCTCAAGAACAAGTATGGTGTaaactcaagtacctttaaaagaGAGATATAAACCATTAGTGACATGTTCACATCAAATATTATGTATAAATATTAAATGGGGGAGTGACTTTCTAGTTAGGTTAGAATAATAATCCATAGATTAAAATTATAACTGAACAAATAAATGAAAAGCTAGAATATTGGATATTATGAAATATAAATGTATCCAAAGGTGTGTGTTGGTTAGTTTATTGTTTTGGAGGGTCATTAAGGAAAATGTAAatatctaataataataataataataataataataaatggttgattttccaaaattttgggcatgatatAAATGACCAAGACCCTTTGTAGTACAATCATAATACAAATAGCCAAAAAAGTAAACAAAACATATCTTTAGAAACAACAAAATAAGAGAACAATAAAGAGTAGTAGATGCTTTTGACTAGAGCATGGAACGAGGTAAAAGGCACCCAAAATCAACAACAAAGCCAATTGAAGTGGTTTGAAAGCAAATTTCACCAAAGGTCTCAAAATAGGGTAGGGTGAGAATAGAAAGtccttccattttatcaaatcaaggaTTCTCAATCATAGCATCAAGTTTCCTTTCAATCATGTATGAGGATATTTTGCCTTCAACATAGTGCACATTGATTTTGGACAGTAGCATTATCTTATCCACCAAAGAGATTTGAGGATGATAGTCAAGGGCTGTCCAAACTCACTTTGTGCCCTGAGGACTCTGGATGTGACTTCATTAGAGTGTCCACATGCATGAAGATCTTGACATAATACGGTGAAGTGTGTACATCTAAGAGGACTTATATAGAAGTTCCAGCCCCCAAACCCAAAACTTGGAACACAATTTAACATTTTGGACAATTTTGAACAATTTCAACCAAGACATGAAATCTAACGAAAAAAAGAATATTAGTTCTAAATTTATTGACATTATCAATGAAAATGAACTGACCTATAAAATAACAATTCCATGGATGATACACTCAACCTAAAATTCCAAAAGAAGCTCTAAGAAACAACCCAAATAATGATAGCATTGAAACCAGTAGTCCCAACTTTTTAAGTGAAGAAATTCCTTAGCAAGAAACTAGAGACCTCCTTGAAACACACTAGTGGAATCTCAATAATTTGAAAGAAGAAAGTCATTCATAAAATCCACAATACATAGACCAAAAACTCACCAACAATCGAAATCTCGATTGCAAATATAGCCTATATTCGAACAAAAGCAAAATAATCTCCCAAATGAGAGTAGAATGTAAACCTAGGAACGCTCTGTCAACCCACTCATCAAGAATACTTAGAGAATAGGGAACAAGGGAGCCCTCAGTAGAAGAGACCTCCTTACTATCGCAGATCTGCATGGAATACTGGCGATTAGGAGACCCAAGCCCGCCAAAGGTCAAAATAGGAGCAGTAGCAACATGATACTCCAAGGGACAGGTAAGGAAGGTCTCCAACACCATAGGAGCCTCAAGTTCACAAATATCGGTCAAAGGATGCTCCGCATTAACCTTTCCACCAGTCACAACATCATCATCTAGCACAGGGGAAGCAGGGGAAGCTACAACGTAAATCTCAAAAAGGAGTTTCGGGGAAGGTTCAGTCCCTCCTGAGAGCATGATCAGGTCACCCAACCCGGATCCAGTATAGCCAAGCTCGATAGAGGACAGAGACACATCAGACGACAAATACTTTCACCCTTCCCTGCTCCTCTGAGCATACAAACGTGACTTTACGAGAATTTCCAAGATCGTCTGAAAGCCTATTTATAACCTCGTGAATCTTACAAAGACAATTGTTAGAAAGACAATTTTTAACACATGAATGTTAAAAGCTCTATCTAATATTGGTGTTTATTTTTATGAAATTGATATTTAAATCATGTTATTTTTTGTTTCAGGAACCAACTCTATTCTGAAATCCCTGCCACTTGACGCCATGGCTCTTCTCTCACCTCCTCCGACAAGGAAACCCCTATTGACGCTACGACAACCGTTTCCTCTGTCAGCGTGAGCCTTCATATCCTCATAAATCATAGCACCAAAAACATGACCCACGTCCCCTCTACCACACTCTCCATCTTCGCAGATATCCTTCATAGTAGACAACCTCTACTTGAGGCACCTCTCGAGGAATAGGTGGACAACTTGTCCAAGCATCGACTATTGTAGAAAGCATCTCAGATCTCAATACTTCTCCATTCCAATTCACTCTTCCTTTTTCGTAAGCCTCAAATTTCTAGAAACCATGGCGACAACTCCTTCATTATTCCCCATGTCTTGGAAGCAATCTCTGCAGTCATCGTAGCTACAACAAAAACCATTAAATCACTAAAGTTTTGATCGTATTCTCATTCCCAAACCTTAGAGGTTATGTCTTTGGTACTTGCTTGGACCACATGAGCAACAGACTCTGCAGCTTCTGCAACAACTACTGACAAATGACCAATTTCTTGAGAGACTATGAAAACAGTGTCCTTCAGAACATTATTCTGATTTTCCATAGGAGAAGGGTAGCTGCCAGCACCAACATACTTCCCATGCTCTTTACTAGCTTGAACATTTTCTTCCAACCTATATAAGCCCTCGAAATTCACCATCACCATTTCTGATTGGTTATCCACACAACGCTTCACATTCCTCTCCAAAAAGGCTTGGTGATTCTTGGTGGGCCTATAGGCATTATGGCTAGGACTCCCTCTGCTATCACAATTAGGGCTTGAACTCTGCCCATATGTAGAGACATCTTGATCGCACATACCTGAAATGAAAGGCGTTTCCTTATTGAATGGCTCATGATCAATCTCCTCGTGATTGAGAGCAGGAATGGGTTCAATGTTCCTCTTATCAATGGTAACAATGGGATTATAATCAGAAGCATATTCAACGAGTCCTGCATTGACTACCTTGACAGTAGCATAAACCTCCTTATCTTTCAATTGTGCCTCAACATTTTTCAGCTTGGCTTGAAGCTCAGTTTCTCTCAAAAGAGCGTTTTGCAGATCTTCTTGAAGAGCAAATAATTTGGCCTTTGAACTTGTATAATTATTTTCAAGAGCTGTTACAAAGTTCTCAAGTTCAAGATGCCTATTAGTTGATATATCTTCAAGGCTACCAATATTTAATTTTGGTCTATTTAAGCTTTTTATCGGTTCTTTTTCCCTTAGACTTGATGTAGTCTCAATCTCCAAAATTCTTGCCAATGAATCCTCCATAAAATACGGTAGATCCGTGAGAAACAGATTTTCCACCTTTAGTCTCACAATTTTGTCTTCTTGGTAGTTTTCGACATCATATGCCTCATCTTCCTCAAATTCATCTTCACTTGCCTCTGCATCTTCTTCTTTAGTCAAATCCTCATTTTTcaagccatcccaccaatgtacatggtGTTTTGTTTCAACATTCACATGCACAACACCAATCTCTAAATTGCCAAGAGATTCTTTGATGACTGAAtcagcttcatcatcttcttccatctctgcTCAATCCAACcacatctctgataccaattgttaattttaAATGAGCAATGAAAACATATAAACAACTAAACTAAAATGAAAACAAACAGAAAATAAACAAATAACACAGTACACAACGAATTACGTGGTTCACCATAACTGGCTACATCCATGGAAAAacagggaataacttctattaactGATATACCAATACATCAGTACATGGACTGCACACATCTATTTATGCATTCATATTCAGCTATGAATCAAAGAGTTGAGAAGGCGAATGGTCATTTGACTACTGGGCTTCACATTCTCAACATTTATCAGTTGTTTATGAAAGCACTCGTCTTGACTAAAGTTGTTTTTAACATTAAACTATAGACTGAAATAGTTATGAGAGCAAGCCCAATTGAACAACTGGTAATACTAAATCATAATATGCATTATTCCCTTAAACCAGTTTTTATCTTCATAAAGCAATTTGATGTTTTATAGCAATCGAGAAAAGTAGTAACAGCATGATTAATCGATCGCGTATCTTTAAAATTAAATGTCTGGAATAAAATAGTTATGTCTAGCACTCGAAATGAGGACACTAAATCATGATATACAACACTTAAACTCATCTTCAAATACCATTTGAAATTTCCACAAATCAGAATGTTAGCAAACAACTTGTTTTATCATTTCATCAGTATGGCAGAATAAATTTCTGATATCATAGTTCTCTACAAACAAGATGATCTCTTGTGGTACAAAATTAACTTGGGTCTTTCTTATTTACAGGAAGCAGCATTAGCTTTCATGAAGGTTCGCATttcattatctttttcttgaataacAACAAGCTGTGTTCTTTCACCGTGCTTCCACAATAATGCTTTAGTTTCTCTTGCATGTTTGACGCTTCTCTCGAAGAATCCCTGCTCAAAACAACCGTCAAAACCACAACTTCATGGGTTGATATGAGTTGCAACTGTGTTAACTTTAGAATTTATTCTTGGGTGGAGCATTTCAAATGCCATTGTTTGCTAATCACACTTCTTTTAACAAATAAATGAGACAAAATCACCTTCAAATTTGCTTGGAAGTTTAATGGACTTACTTGTGTAGGAAAATCAGTGTATATACAAGCAGGAGTGATGTCaactctatttttttctctctcccaaAGTTTAAGCTGGCATGCAATCAAATTTGACTCTAGAGACTCTTAATTCACTTATCTTGAAAATAATTGATTCAAAAAAGGGCAGCCATGCAGAAAATTATATAAATGAACAAAACATACTTTAATCATCtgttattcctagcatttccacaCCTGGTCAGTCACATTAGTAGGTACTGCACTTTCCCGATTTGCTATACGTGGGTGTGCATTCTTAGATAGAAATTCAATGATCTACACATAAAAGATTAAATCATCAACATCCACCATTACAACTAGGTGCACAATGATCAACTTTCCCCCTCAAATTACATTGTTAGTTTCATTATTAATCATTTAGGTAAGAAATGATCACTTAAAAAGTAAAAGCTAAATATGAAACGTTTATATTTTTGACAGTTCATTGCTCACAATCTGTTGTCAGTGATATACCAAAACATGTCTTGATGTGAAAGAGGGAGAAAATGCTCAGAAAACTTAAGACTGAAGGTTACAATCTTTCAACAATGAACACTTCGTTCACTATTGATAAAGAAAATTTATTCACtatatttttttcattaaaaatattacaaATGCTTAATATAGTTGATTTTAtaataattcaaatcaattaataaatattaaaaaagaacTAATATTTATATGTCAATTGAGAAAAGAAATGGTAGAATACCTGTTCTGCTGTAATACCACAATCAAATGCTGCATATAATGATTCTCTTGTTAGAATTCCAACAATGAGATTGGGTAGTTGATTCTCGATCctgaatattaaaaaataaaaataatttttttttacgaTTTATTCAACTACGAGTTTTAGATAATAATAATGAACataaagtatattcaaataaatatAATTCCTGATACAAATGTTTATACAAAATAATTATGACTTTAATAACCAAATAAGATTCATACAAGACATTAGAAGAGGACAGTAGTATCATTAATGATTTAACCGATGTCATTCAACCCATGAAAACTTATTTTATCGTGAATAGCTCTAAACTGATAATTAGAAATGACTTATTTTTCACTTGATAGCTTATGAACCATTCTTTTCAAAGACATATACGATTTATTGATGCATGTTATAGAAAGGTTCTGAATTTATATgtcaaatcaaattaaatcaaggCATTTCTTCAAGTACTACCCCTATCATCCCCGAGATTCCCTACCAACAATCTGGTAAATAATAGGGTTAAGTTTATATGAGTGTAGGATCCCTTGCTAATTCTGATTCTAATTTGCTGATTAGAAGCTCAAGGAATATCATCAAACACTTTGCACACAATGTCTGATGCTGATTATGCCTTTGGTTTACCTTGTTGTATGCTGCAAATGATGTCTTTTTGAATGCTTCCAATGATGCAAGATGGTTTATTAATGTAATAGAAATGATGTGCTAACTGTTCTTGACCTTTCATATGCATATAAGAGACAAAAATTAACTTGTACAGCTAGTTGGcatattgtcaaacactttccAAGCATCCTAGTTAACCAAAATGCACTTACAGCAGAATGTCATTAACAAAAACACTtgacatacatgcatacataattCTGATAACAATAGTATGTAGTTACCACTAATGCAGAACATATGCAATATAATGAACCTGAGAATTGATAGTAGCAGTACTAAATGATTCGATTCTTCACAAGGACTGATTGTCTACACTCCCAA is a genomic window of Cryptomeria japonica chromosome 7, Sugi_1.0, whole genome shotgun sequence containing:
- the LOC131065737 gene encoding general transcription and DNA repair factor IIH subunit TFB2 — translated: MQYNVVEELATFGLVKYQKKERCFIPTKLAMILAASFSGPCTQKLAKGFMIVETNFKLYGYSTSKLHYQILNYFARIENQLPNLIVGILTRESLYAAFDCGITAEQIIEFLSKNAHPRIANRESAVPTNVTDQLKLWEREKNRVDITPACIYTDFPTQGFFERSVKHARETKALLWKHGERTQLVVIQEKDNEMRTFMKANAASCK